From one Streptomyces sp. R41 genomic stretch:
- a CDS encoding GntR family transcriptional regulator, translated as MAARHEEIADELRRAIDREEYTVGSLLPAETDLAAHYGVSRGTVRQAVAALTAEGLIGSRQGARRVVLASRRSQSFAELRSFAQWARAMGREATGHVVSQEYQPATSEDAVRLQLPEMTPVLHVLRVRGLDGEPVLLERTVYADWISPAVEAIEPECPSVTQRLFEDTGLVFAYGEHVIDAVAAGAQDADLLGVRRTSPLLRVRRVTTTREGRPVEWSDDRYRSDAVSFSVHNSIGNNALARKTAE; from the coding sequence ATGGCGGCGCGACACGAGGAGATCGCCGACGAGCTGCGGCGGGCGATCGACCGCGAGGAGTACACGGTGGGCAGCCTGCTGCCCGCGGAGACGGACCTCGCGGCCCACTACGGCGTCTCGCGCGGCACGGTCCGCCAGGCCGTCGCGGCGCTGACCGCCGAGGGACTCATCGGCTCCCGCCAGGGCGCCCGCCGCGTGGTCCTGGCCAGCCGCCGCAGCCAGAGCTTCGCCGAACTGCGCAGCTTCGCCCAGTGGGCGCGCGCGATGGGGCGGGAGGCGACGGGCCATGTGGTGTCGCAGGAATACCAGCCGGCGACCTCGGAGGACGCCGTACGTCTCCAACTCCCCGAGATGACACCCGTGTTGCACGTCCTGCGCGTCCGCGGCCTGGACGGCGAACCGGTCCTGCTGGAGCGGACCGTGTACGCGGACTGGATCTCCCCCGCAGTCGAGGCCATCGAACCGGAGTGCCCCTCGGTCACCCAGCGGCTCTTCGAGGACACCGGTCTGGTCTTCGCCTACGGCGAGCACGTCATCGACGCGGTCGCGGCCGGCGCCCAGGACGCCGACCTGCTCGGCGTCCGCCGCACCAGCCCGCTCCTCCGCGTCCGCCGCGTCACCACCACACGCGAAGGGCGCCCGGTGGAATGGTCCGACGACCGCTACCGCTCGGACGCCGTGAGCTTCAGCGTGCACAACTCGATCGGGAACAACGCGCTGGCCCGCAAGACAGCGGAGTGA
- a CDS encoding Lrp/AsnC family transcriptional regulator has translation MLNDLDERIVHALAEDARRSYADIGQLVGLSAPAVKRRVDRLRATGAITGFTVRVDPAALGWETEGFVEIYCRRNTSPETIQRGLERYQEVVAASTVTGEADAVVQVFASDMRHFERVLERIAGEPFVERTKSVLVLSPLLRRFSSGSPT, from the coding sequence GTGCTGAACGATCTCGACGAACGCATCGTGCACGCCCTCGCCGAGGATGCGCGTCGCTCCTACGCCGACATTGGGCAACTGGTCGGTCTGTCCGCGCCCGCCGTGAAGCGACGGGTGGACCGGTTGCGGGCCACCGGGGCCATCACCGGGTTCACCGTGCGGGTGGACCCGGCGGCGCTCGGGTGGGAGACCGAGGGGTTCGTCGAGATCTACTGCCGCCGTAACACCTCGCCGGAGACGATTCAGCGCGGTCTTGAGCGGTACCAGGAGGTGGTGGCCGCCTCCACCGTCACCGGGGAGGCGGACGCGGTCGTGCAGGTCTTCGCCTCCGACATGCGGCACTTCGAGCGGGTGCTGGAGCGGATTGCCGGGGAGCCGTTCGTGGAACGGACGAAGTCCGTGCTGGTGCTTTCGCCGTTGCTGCGACGGTTTTCTTCTGGGTCGCCTACGTAG
- a CDS encoding amino acid permease produces the protein MLDQGAPPQSRTTSAPPSPGTGARLMRRKPVEALVAEGGQGEGGSLRRSLGLWQLTMISIGATLGTGIFVVLGEAVPKAGPAVTLSFVIAGLTALFSALSYAELAGTIPVSGSSYSYAYATMGELIAWICGWCLVLEYGVSVAAVAVGWGEYLNELLDGTIGVTIPDALSAPPGDGGIFNLPALIVVLLAMAFLLGGAKESARANTIMVCVKIAALVLFCAIGIQGFRSGNYEHFMPLGMTGVSAAGATLFFSYIGFDAASTAGEEAKNAQRDLPRAIMLSLVIVTALYVVVAAVAVGAKPWQRFNDSEAALAEIMKDVTGQTFWGTLLAACAVIAIASVVLTVLYGQTRILFAMSRDGLVPKVFARVDPKTGTPRANTVIVSLFCGVLAAAIPLGQLADATSIGTLFAFALVNIAVVVLRRTRPDMRRTFRVPLSPLLPAIGFVLCVWMMGSLSTVTWVVFGVWMAVGLVFYFSYGYRRSRIATSEK, from the coding sequence GTGCTCGACCAAGGCGCACCCCCGCAGTCCCGCACCACATCCGCCCCACCGTCCCCGGGGACAGGCGCGCGCCTCATGCGCCGCAAGCCCGTAGAAGCCCTGGTCGCCGAGGGTGGCCAGGGTGAGGGAGGCTCACTCCGGCGCTCCCTCGGGCTGTGGCAGCTAACCATGATCAGCATCGGTGCCACGCTCGGCACCGGCATCTTCGTCGTCCTCGGCGAAGCCGTCCCCAAGGCCGGCCCCGCGGTCACCCTGTCCTTCGTGATCGCCGGTCTCACGGCGCTCTTCTCCGCCCTCTCGTACGCCGAGCTGGCGGGCACCATCCCGGTCTCGGGGTCCTCGTACTCGTATGCGTACGCAACGATGGGCGAGCTGATCGCCTGGATCTGCGGCTGGTGTCTGGTCCTCGAGTACGGCGTCTCGGTGGCCGCGGTCGCGGTCGGCTGGGGCGAGTACCTGAACGAGCTGCTCGACGGCACGATCGGCGTCACCATCCCGGACGCCCTGTCCGCGCCGCCCGGCGACGGCGGCATCTTCAACCTGCCCGCGCTGATCGTCGTGCTGCTCGCGATGGCGTTCCTGCTCGGCGGGGCGAAGGAGTCGGCGCGCGCCAACACGATCATGGTGTGCGTGAAGATCGCCGCGCTGGTGCTCTTCTGCGCGATCGGCATTCAGGGCTTCCGGTCCGGCAACTACGAGCACTTCATGCCGCTCGGCATGACCGGCGTCAGCGCCGCGGGTGCGACGCTCTTCTTCTCGTACATCGGCTTCGACGCTGCCTCCACGGCCGGTGAGGAGGCGAAGAACGCCCAGCGCGACCTGCCGCGCGCGATCATGCTCTCGCTGGTCATCGTGACGGCGCTGTACGTCGTCGTCGCGGCCGTCGCCGTCGGCGCGAAGCCCTGGCAGCGCTTCAACGACTCGGAGGCCGCGCTCGCCGAGATCATGAAGGACGTCACCGGGCAGACCTTCTGGGGCACGCTGCTGGCCGCCTGCGCCGTCATCGCCATCGCGAGCGTCGTCCTGACCGTGCTGTACGGCCAGACCCGCATCCTCTTCGCGATGTCCCGCGACGGGCTCGTGCCCAAGGTCTTCGCACGGGTCGACCCGAAGACGGGTACGCCCCGTGCCAACACCGTGATCGTCTCGCTGTTCTGCGGTGTCCTCGCCGCCGCGATTCCGCTCGGCCAGCTCGCCGACGCCACCAGCATCGGTACGCTCTTCGCCTTCGCGCTGGTCAACATCGCCGTGGTGGTACTGCGCCGGACACGCCCGGACATGCGGCGTACTTTCCGGGTTCCGCTCTCGCCCCTGCTGCCCGCGATCGGCTTCGTCCTCTGTGTGTGGATGATGGGCAGCCTGTCGACCGTCACCTGGGTGGTCTTCGGGGTCTGGATGGCCGTCGGGCTCGTGTTCTACTTCAGTTACGGCTATCGCCGGTCCCGTATCGCAACGTCAGAAAAGTGA
- a CDS encoding LLM class flavin-dependent oxidoreductase has product MDLDVLYEIDVPKPWKGPHPYGQRAAEQRAYREAVEQIRLADRMGFRTVWAVEHHFREGRSHCPAPEVLLGHLAALTERIRLGFGVTLTPFGFTAPQRIAEKVAAVDVLSDGRVEWGTGRSTPMEQTAFGVDRANSREDWREAIEIVTGMWREEYFAYESPRFSFPRRMVTPKPVQDPHPPCWMAATSPGSAEVAGASGLGLLSFSIMQPLEAMARQVAAYREAARAPRPITDVTTDRVAAYTLVHATDRPGKRVWDSVAWWYENLARFTLDWELPHLSPDERDRAFPLLDPIIQGAVPVREFNDGDMILIGDAETIVRKAKHYADLGIDQLICYVQWGYLEHREILRTIEILGKEVIPELAGYRPKAVP; this is encoded by the coding sequence ATGGACCTGGATGTCCTGTACGAGATCGACGTACCGAAGCCCTGGAAGGGACCGCACCCCTACGGTCAACGCGCGGCCGAGCAGCGGGCGTACCGCGAGGCCGTGGAGCAGATCCGGCTCGCCGACCGGATGGGGTTCCGCACGGTGTGGGCGGTGGAGCACCACTTCCGCGAGGGCCGCTCGCACTGCCCCGCCCCGGAGGTGCTGCTGGGCCATCTCGCGGCGCTGACCGAGCGCATCCGGCTGGGCTTCGGCGTGACCCTCACGCCGTTCGGCTTCACTGCCCCGCAGCGGATCGCGGAGAAGGTCGCCGCCGTCGACGTACTGTCCGACGGGCGCGTGGAGTGGGGCACGGGCCGCTCGACGCCCATGGAGCAGACGGCGTTCGGCGTGGACCGCGCCAACTCCCGCGAGGACTGGCGTGAGGCGATCGAGATCGTCACCGGGATGTGGCGCGAGGAGTACTTCGCCTACGAGTCGCCGCGCTTCTCCTTCCCCCGCCGCATGGTCACCCCGAAACCGGTCCAGGACCCGCACCCGCCCTGCTGGATGGCGGCGACCTCGCCCGGTTCGGCGGAGGTCGCGGGCGCGAGCGGCCTCGGTCTGCTCTCGTTCTCGATCATGCAGCCGCTGGAGGCGATGGCCCGCCAGGTCGCCGCGTACCGCGAGGCGGCCCGCGCACCGCGCCCGATCACCGACGTCACCACGGACCGCGTCGCCGCGTACACCCTTGTCCACGCCACGGACCGCCCGGGCAAGCGCGTCTGGGACTCGGTCGCCTGGTGGTACGAGAACCTGGCGCGCTTCACCCTGGACTGGGAGCTCCCCCACCTCTCCCCCGACGAGCGCGACCGCGCCTTCCCGCTCCTCGATCCGATCATCCAAGGAGCCGTCCCGGTCAGGGAGTTCAACGACGGCGACATGATCCTCATCGGCGACGCGGAGACCATCGTCCGCAAGGCGAAGCACTACGCGGACCTCGGGATCGACCAGCTCATCTGCTACGTCCAGTGGGGCTATCTGGAACACCGGGAGATCCTGCGCACGATCGAGATCCTGGGGAAGGAAGTCATCCCGGAGCTGGCGGGGTACCGGCCGAAGGCGGTGCCATGA
- a CDS encoding SDR family NAD(P)-dependent oxidoreductase: protein MTPGPTTPDPTPPSDTSPVPDYASLHRLEGRSFVLLGAGNGIGRQTAHALTALGARVLCVDVDKERAEAVAAETGGVPYVADVTRREAVRDLFTYAIGELGPVGGVVDIVGMAQYGPLDAMDDQTWDWHFDMVLRHAWLAVQYGGPAVAESGGGPLVFVASVSGLTSAPLHAAYGAAKAGLVSLVRSAAVEFGPRGVRVNAVAPGAVWTPRVAGLLGAEGRRRNAENAPLGRMAEPADIASALLFLASPLSSYVTGQTLVVDGGVTVKFPYPTIGGPR from the coding sequence ATGACCCCAGGCCCCACAACTCCTGACCCCACACCCCCTTCGGACACGTCCCCGGTGCCCGACTACGCCTCCCTCCACCGCCTCGAGGGCCGGTCGTTCGTCCTGCTGGGCGCCGGCAACGGCATCGGCCGCCAGACCGCGCACGCGCTCACCGCACTGGGCGCCCGGGTGCTCTGCGTCGACGTGGACAAGGAACGCGCGGAGGCCGTCGCCGCCGAGACCGGCGGGGTGCCGTACGTCGCCGACGTGACGCGACGGGAGGCGGTACGGGATCTCTTCACCTACGCCATAGGGGAGTTGGGCCCGGTCGGCGGAGTCGTCGACATCGTCGGCATGGCCCAGTACGGCCCCCTGGACGCGATGGACGACCAGACCTGGGACTGGCACTTCGACATGGTGCTGCGGCACGCGTGGCTCGCGGTCCAGTACGGCGGCCCGGCGGTCGCCGAATCCGGCGGCGGCCCCCTCGTGTTCGTCGCCTCCGTCTCCGGCCTGACCTCCGCGCCGCTGCACGCCGCGTACGGCGCGGCGAAGGCCGGCCTCGTGTCGCTGGTCCGCTCGGCCGCGGTGGAGTTCGGGCCGCGCGGCGTGCGGGTCAACGCCGTTGCGCCCGGGGCGGTTTGGACGCCGCGGGTCGCCGGCCTGCTCGGTGCGGAGGGCCGTCGCCGAAACGCCGAGAACGCCCCGCTCGGACGCATGGCCGAACCCGCCGACATCGCCTCGGCCCTGCTCTTCCTGGCATCCCCGCTCTCCTCGTACGTCACCGGCCAGACCCTCGTCGTGGACGGCGGCGTCACGGTCAAGTTCCCGTACCCGACGATCGGCGGCCCACGATGA
- a CDS encoding GDSL-type esterase/lipase family protein, with protein MKNLLRGLAWWSDDGRPLRADPADRDRLPADTWSRALVPAGVRLELRCHGVSALRIRYAATEPSLADTYRDSAPVFTLLSGDEVADEVPARPTDDGTAVFELPCPDGEFTVHLPEALSPVIRAVGTDAGTVEAAPARPRWVVYGDSIVEGWSASRPHLAWPAIAGRALGVDTVNLGYAGAARGELASAEQLASLDADLVTIAFGTNCWARPPHSAALLYEVVRAFLTVVRQSHPHVPLLVVSPVVRPDADTTANRLGATLADLRDAVERAAHDVPLLPGGRLLDPAHLADGVHPGDAGHALLAEAVVEALRKTS; from the coding sequence ATGAAGAACCTCCTGCGCGGCCTCGCGTGGTGGTCGGACGACGGCCGTCCGCTGCGCGCCGACCCTGCCGACCGGGACCGGCTGCCCGCCGACACCTGGTCGCGGGCTCTCGTACCGGCGGGCGTACGCCTGGAGTTGAGGTGTCACGGGGTGTCCGCGCTGCGGATCCGGTACGCGGCGACGGAGCCGTCCCTCGCGGACACGTACCGCGACTCCGCCCCCGTCTTCACGCTGCTGTCGGGCGACGAGGTGGCGGACGAGGTCCCGGCGCGGCCGACGGACGACGGCACGGCGGTTTTCGAACTCCCCTGTCCCGACGGCGAGTTCACCGTCCACCTGCCGGAAGCCCTGAGCCCGGTGATCCGCGCGGTCGGCACGGACGCGGGCACGGTCGAGGCCGCTCCCGCACGCCCCCGCTGGGTCGTCTACGGCGACTCGATCGTCGAGGGCTGGTCGGCCTCACGCCCGCATCTCGCCTGGCCCGCGATCGCCGGACGGGCACTGGGCGTCGACACGGTGAATCTCGGCTACGCGGGCGCGGCACGCGGCGAACTCGCCTCGGCCGAGCAACTGGCCTCGCTCGACGCCGACTTGGTCACCATCGCCTTCGGCACCAACTGCTGGGCGCGGCCACCGCATTCGGCCGCGCTGCTGTACGAGGTGGTGCGAGCGTTCCTGACGGTGGTCCGCCAAAGCCACCCGCACGTCCCCCTGCTGGTCGTCTCCCCCGTCGTACGCCCCGACGCGGACACCACGGCGAACCGCCTCGGCGCCACGCTGGCGGATCTTCGGGATGCGGTGGAGCGGGCAGCACACGACGTACCGCTGCTGCCTGGAGGCCGACTCCTGGACCCGGCTCACCTGGCGGACGGGGTACATCCGGGCGACGCAGGGCACGCCCTGCTGGCGGAGGCGGTGGTGGAGGCGCTACGGAAGACGAGCTGA
- a CDS encoding GNAT family N-acetyltransferase: MRIADCSVEDLALLDRFMPSYSVDGNHRARFARQEAGGSTCLIPWLDDRPVGHAEIRWTGYAAPEVRAARPGCPELNGLFVWPGSLRSRGIGSALVRAAEERAIARGIGLMGLGVGDDNPRAAALYARLGYRPTVAYVDRYAHLGSSGERHECADPCVFLVKELSVVEQSVRPS, encoded by the coding sequence ATGAGAATCGCGGACTGCTCGGTCGAGGACCTCGCGCTCCTTGACCGCTTCATGCCGTCGTACAGCGTCGACGGAAATCACCGGGCGCGTTTCGCGCGCCAGGAGGCCGGTGGCAGCACCTGTCTGATCCCCTGGCTCGACGATCGGCCCGTCGGGCACGCGGAGATCCGCTGGACCGGGTACGCGGCTCCCGAGGTGCGGGCGGCGCGGCCGGGCTGTCCCGAGCTCAACGGGCTGTTCGTGTGGCCAGGGTCGCTGCGCTCCCGGGGCATCGGCAGTGCTCTCGTGCGCGCCGCAGAGGAGAGGGCGATCGCGCGCGGAATCGGGCTCATGGGGCTCGGTGTCGGCGACGACAACCCGCGTGCCGCCGCGCTGTACGCGCGGCTCGGCTACCGGCCCACCGTGGCGTACGTCGACCGCTATGCGCACCTGGGCTCCAGCGGTGAGCGGCACGAGTGCGCCGACCCCTGTGTGTTCCTGGTCAAGGAGCTGTCCGTCGTCGAGCAGAGCGTCAGGCCCTCTTGA
- a CDS encoding GuaB1 family IMP dehydrogenase-related protein — protein MRFLNDIQPPYDLTYDDVFMVPSRSSVGSRQGVDLASPDGTGTTIPLVVANMTAIAGRRMAETVARRGGLVVIPQDIPIEVVTEVISWVKGRHLVLDTPIVLAPHQTVADALALLNKRAHNAGVVVDEDGRPVGVVTDADLTGVDRFTQLTEVMSRDLLLLDADIDPREAFHTLDHANRRYAPAVDADGKLAGILTRKGALRATLYTPATDADGKLRIAAAVGINGDVAGKAKQLLDAGVDTLVIDTAHGHQESMISAIRTVRALDPQVPIVAGNIVAAEGVKDLVDAGADIIKVGVGPGAMCTTRMMTGVGRPQFSAVMECAAEAKKYGKHVWADGGVRHPRDVAMALAAGASNVMIGSWFSGTYESPGDLQQDANGRLYKESFGMASARAVRNRTSEESAYDRARKALFEEGISTSRMFLDPSRPGVEDLIDSIIAGVRSSCTYAGANSLEEFAEKAIVGIQSAAGYAEGKPLHASWS, from the coding sequence GTGCGTTTCCTCAATGACATCCAGCCCCCGTACGACCTGACGTACGACGACGTCTTCATGGTGCCCAGCCGCTCCTCGGTCGGCTCGCGTCAGGGCGTGGACCTCGCTTCCCCGGACGGCACGGGCACCACCATCCCGCTCGTCGTCGCCAACATGACCGCCATCGCGGGCCGCCGGATGGCCGAGACCGTCGCCCGCCGCGGTGGGCTCGTCGTCATCCCGCAGGACATCCCGATCGAGGTCGTCACCGAGGTCATCTCCTGGGTCAAGGGACGCCACCTGGTGCTCGACACCCCGATCGTCCTGGCCCCCCACCAGACCGTCGCCGACGCGCTGGCGCTGCTGAACAAGCGCGCGCACAACGCGGGCGTCGTCGTGGACGAGGACGGCCGCCCGGTCGGTGTGGTCACCGACGCCGACCTCACCGGCGTGGACCGCTTCACGCAGCTGACCGAGGTCATGTCCAGGGACCTGCTGCTCCTCGACGCCGACATCGACCCGCGCGAGGCCTTCCACACGCTCGACCACGCCAACCGCCGCTACGCCCCCGCCGTGGACGCGGACGGCAAGCTCGCCGGCATCCTGACCCGCAAGGGCGCCCTGCGCGCCACGCTCTACACCCCGGCCACCGACGCGGACGGCAAGCTGCGCATCGCCGCCGCCGTCGGCATCAACGGCGATGTCGCGGGCAAGGCCAAGCAGCTCCTCGACGCGGGCGTCGACACGCTCGTCATCGACACGGCGCACGGCCACCAGGAGTCGATGATCAGCGCGATCAGGACGGTGCGGGCGCTCGACCCGCAGGTCCCGATCGTCGCGGGCAACATCGTCGCCGCCGAGGGCGTCAAGGACCTCGTCGACGCGGGAGCGGACATCATCAAGGTCGGTGTCGGCCCCGGCGCCATGTGCACCACCCGCATGATGACCGGCGTCGGCCGGCCGCAGTTCTCCGCCGTCATGGAATGCGCCGCCGAGGCGAAGAAGTACGGCAAGCACGTGTGGGCCGACGGCGGTGTCCGGCACCCGCGTGACGTCGCCATGGCGCTGGCCGCGGGCGCGTCCAACGTCATGATCGGTTCCTGGTTCTCCGGTACGTACGAGTCCCCGGGCGACCTCCAGCAGGACGCCAACGGGCGCCTGTACAAGGAGTCGTTCGGCATGGCCTCCGCGCGCGCGGTGCGCAACCGCACCAGCGAGGAGTCGGCGTACGACCGGGCTCGCAAGGCGCTGTTCGAGGAGGGCATCTCCACCTCGCGCATGTTCCTCGACCCGTCCCGCCCGGGCGTCGAGGACCTGATCGACTCGATCATCGCGGGCGTCCGTTCCTCCTGCACCTACGCGGGCGCCAACTCTCTGGAGGAGTTCGCCGAGAAGGCCATCGTCGGCATCCAGAGCGCGGCCGGCTACGCCGAGGGCAAGCCGCTGCACGCCAGCTGGAGCTGA
- a CDS encoding barstar family protein has product MTHGPFADVCRAAGWQVTELDLAGVRDKGAFMERCARALDLPEWFGRNWDALADVLGDPDWGPATPGRLLVVTGWRPYAVGHPDEWEIVQEILAAAAGHYQEHNATLSVVLSLGGSDQLPTDQPG; this is encoded by the coding sequence ATGACTCACGGGCCCTTCGCGGACGTGTGCCGCGCGGCGGGGTGGCAGGTCACCGAACTCGACCTCGCCGGCGTCAGGGACAAGGGCGCCTTCATGGAGCGCTGCGCACGCGCCCTCGACCTGCCGGAGTGGTTCGGCCGGAACTGGGACGCGCTCGCTGATGTCCTGGGCGACCCCGACTGGGGGCCCGCGACCCCGGGCCGACTGCTCGTGGTGACCGGCTGGCGGCCCTACGCGGTCGGGCACCCCGACGAGTGGGAAATCGTCCAGGAGATCCTGGCGGCGGCCGCGGGGCACTACCAGGAGCACAACGCGACGCTGTCCGTCGTCCTCTCCCTTGGAGGATCCGACCAACTGCCCACCGACCAGCCTGGATGA
- a CDS encoding ribonuclease domain-containing protein, which translates to MLLRSVPRVFAGLFLCLGVLLTGCSSTNTTASDTRAPTAAPSWVGDMRTVPEAQLPAEARRTLALIDEGGPFPYARDGVVFGNFERLLPKHPRGYYHEYTVKTPGERDRGARRIVTGQGGEIYYTDDHYKSFRAVLR; encoded by the coding sequence ATGCTGCTGCGGTCCGTCCCCCGCGTGTTCGCGGGCCTGTTCCTGTGCCTCGGAGTGCTGCTGACGGGCTGCTCCTCGACGAACACGACCGCCTCCGACACACGTGCCCCGACGGCAGCCCCGTCCTGGGTCGGCGACATGCGTACCGTCCCCGAGGCCCAGCTGCCCGCCGAGGCCCGTCGGACCCTCGCCCTCATCGACGAGGGCGGCCCCTTCCCGTACGCCAGGGACGGCGTCGTCTTCGGCAACTTCGAGCGGCTGCTGCCGAAACACCCGCGCGGCTATTACCACGAGTACACGGTCAAAACCCCCGGCGAGCGAGACCGCGGAGCCCGGCGCATTGTCACCGGGCAGGGCGGTGAGATCTACTACACCGATGATCACTACAAGTCGTTCAGGGCGGTGCTGAGATGA
- a CDS encoding sugar-binding transcriptional regulator: MNSSEEIAVSGMSAGRSAMRMGPAELVQAAAMARRFYLEGKSKIQIAEEFGVSRFKVARVLETALERDLVRIEIRVPAELDAERSDALRARYGLRHAVVVESPAEVADESPDPENLGEVAADLLGELVNEGDVLGLAWGRSTIHMAAALDRLPPCTVVQLTGVYDAGTAERGSVEAVRRAAQVSGGDAHPIYAPMLLPDAATAAALRNQTGIARAFEYFDKVTVACVSIGSWEPGISTVHDMLSDEERAHYASLGVAAEMSAHLFDAEGRRVGRDLGERCITVEADRLRRIPEVVAIAGGQRKAAAIDAVLRSGLVTSLVTDTSAADYLMTAGPTPRPALNRADPDGP; encoded by the coding sequence GTGAACAGCAGTGAGGAGATCGCCGTGTCGGGTATGTCGGCGGGCCGGTCAGCCATGCGGATGGGACCCGCTGAGCTGGTGCAGGCGGCGGCCATGGCCCGCCGCTTCTACCTCGAGGGCAAGTCCAAGATCCAGATCGCGGAGGAGTTCGGCGTCAGCCGCTTCAAGGTGGCCCGGGTCCTGGAGACCGCTCTCGAACGTGATCTCGTGCGCATCGAGATCCGCGTGCCGGCCGAACTGGACGCGGAGCGCTCCGACGCGCTGCGCGCCCGCTACGGCCTCAGGCACGCCGTCGTGGTCGAGTCGCCGGCCGAGGTCGCCGACGAGTCGCCCGACCCCGAGAACCTCGGCGAGGTCGCCGCGGACCTGCTCGGCGAGCTGGTCAACGAGGGCGATGTGCTCGGCCTGGCCTGGGGCCGGTCCACCATCCACATGGCGGCCGCCCTCGACCGGCTGCCGCCCTGCACGGTGGTCCAGTTGACGGGTGTGTACGACGCCGGGACCGCCGAGCGCGGCTCGGTCGAGGCGGTACGGCGCGCCGCGCAGGTGTCGGGCGGGGACGCCCACCCCATCTACGCGCCGATGCTGCTGCCCGACGCGGCCACCGCGGCCGCGCTGCGCAACCAGACCGGGATCGCCCGCGCCTTCGAGTACTTCGACAAGGTCACGGTCGCGTGCGTGTCCATCGGTTCCTGGGAGCCGGGCATCTCCACGGTGCACGACATGCTCAGCGACGAGGAGCGCGCGCACTACGCGTCGCTCGGCGTCGCCGCCGAGATGTCCGCGCACCTCTTCGACGCCGAGGGCCGACGGGTCGGCCGTGACCTGGGCGAGCGCTGCATCACGGTCGAGGCCGACCGGCTGCGGCGCATACCGGAGGTCGTCGCCATCGCGGGCGGGCAGCGGAAGGCGGCCGCCATCGACGCGGTGCTGCGCTCCGGGCTCGTCACCAGCCTGGTGACGGACACGTCGGCCGCGGACTATCTGATGACGGCGGGGCCGACGCCGCGACCGGCTCTGAACCGGGCGGACCCGGACGGGCCGTGA
- the rpe gene encoding ribulose-phosphate 3-epimerase yields MAVQINPSILSADFARLAEEAKAVEGADWLHVDVMDNHFVPNLTLGVPVVESLARATDTPLDCHLMIEDADRWAPQYVEAGAGSVTFHAEAAAAPVRLAREIRAKGARASMALKPATPIEPYEDLLPELDMLLIMTVEPGFGGQAFLDIMLPKIRRTRELISKHGLELWLQVDGGVSASTIERCAEAGADVFVAGSAVYGASDPAQAVRALRTQAQEAIAHAAWACDH; encoded by the coding sequence CAACCCCAGCATCCTGTCCGCCGACTTCGCCCGCCTTGCCGAGGAGGCAAAGGCGGTGGAAGGGGCCGACTGGCTCCACGTCGACGTCATGGACAACCATTTCGTACCGAACCTCACGCTCGGTGTGCCGGTCGTAGAGTCTCTGGCCCGTGCGACGGACACGCCGCTGGACTGCCATCTGATGATCGAGGACGCCGATCGGTGGGCCCCCCAGTACGTGGAAGCGGGTGCCGGTTCCGTCACCTTCCACGCCGAGGCGGCCGCCGCGCCGGTGCGACTCGCCCGCGAGATCCGGGCCAAGGGCGCCCGCGCCTCCATGGCGCTCAAGCCCGCGACCCCCATCGAGCCGTACGAGGACCTGCTCCCCGAACTCGACATGCTGCTGATCATGACGGTCGAGCCCGGCTTCGGCGGCCAGGCGTTCCTCGACATCATGCTCCCGAAGATCCGCCGCACCCGTGAGCTGATCAGCAAGCACGGCCTCGAACTGTGGCTCCAGGTCGACGGCGGCGTGTCGGCGTCCACCATCGAGCGGTGCGCGGAGGCGGGAGCCGACGTCTTCGTCGCCGGTTCGGCGGTCTACGGGGCATCTGACCCGGCCCAGGCGGTACGTGCATTGCGCACCCAGGCACAGGAGGCGATCGCCCATGCGGCGTGGGCGTGCGACCACTGA